The proteins below are encoded in one region of Lates calcarifer isolate ASB-BC8 unplaced genomic scaffold, TLL_Latcal_v3 scaffold_37_80, whole genome shotgun sequence:
- the LOC108874563 gene encoding uncharacterized protein LOC108874563 isoform X2: MILTLINGTDMDPETVAGVGNLVLSKAELLRVVVTEKLTAAAQEILAVVDRIVAGYEEEASGFRQEIDRQKRQLEVLLQPEIKVEETDDQHLFPISEPIQEEAPGGGGELPEEEQQQKYELNVEEDRMDMGLRCYTEEEMDEDEEMEESSERPEVTSTQDQDQDHLSEPDYESRLPSPRVQSDLSAGRRRSSEPQGHMDLKLCILEDSQIELLSPIVYKKYPLQELQCPRGLQEAEFLNLLKSTFPQLAADKPFSFLMADRRRKLQPLNVKTLTPEEISRAIRRSALYIQLKTPEEPQTTDEEFHSSQGEDTAAAADSPSTPDQTRSLSLRVKSDRIASRRRFHKPEKHVNLRVCIMEDSEIEVSLDRTYKKYPLQELQCPRGLQEAEFLNLLRFTFPQLETDKPFDIFTADRKRKLQPLNVKTLTPEQICRANKRSVLYIRLKTQEKPQTTDEEFHSSQKEDAAAADSPSTPDRTRLPSPRVQSERRKKQRRRKTLRVYILEDSKTEVLSTTVFRKYPLQKLPCPLGLQEAEFLNLLKSTFPQLAADKPFDLFMSDGRRKLHPLNVKTLTPEEFCRVSRRSALYIRLKTQEKPQTLDEEFHSSQKEDAAAAASPSTPDRTSPSVRLLLPRVQLDRMMADRNRVIEPRSHIDLRIHILDHSQDDVLSNAVFKKFPSEKLKCPRGLQEAEFLNLLRSTFPQLAADKPFEFLKTNRSKRLQPLNVKTVIPEEISRAIGHSSLYIRLKPFEELEKDPPQQKKDAATKKSPSTPGQTRLNTSVQPDRRKTVGPQISDVHNHVNLRIRILEDPRINVLNVEVFQKYPLQELRCPSVLKEPEFLDLLRSTFPQLADDKPFDVLITDRSRKLRPLDVKTLTPQEISRTLGSIMNNHIYFRLKSQEEAQASAEKLHLLQRKVDEESPSTSGQSRLQTRVHRKTSQDIETGSGEEDSERERSPNVWNIQSLLLSDSEKEEESGEEVVDGDDDWKPNRGVASLMNKEPEMAETSQQPKRSGVQANRLKLIRRMLTSNHDPLLSCKVCGAPRTSMNMLIKHSWSHVDDTEKLCGICGQNSDSADELRNHLQSHQKTRSCHICRKSFLTSQGLRGHIARHTGDKPHVCNVCHKAFPEKSALSIHMWTHSADKPHKCDVCQKSFLKKINLEHHRATHSAEKLYNCSVCMKTFKSHEHVSQHMLIHSSRPVRESKYTCEICSKRFYTNQKLQFHLSSHTSELRSHRHSTPRRNPPAAWPSVRASL; the protein is encoded by the exons ATGATTCTCACGCTGATCAACGGTACCGACATGGATCCTGAGACCGTGGCCGGTGTCGGTAACTTGGTTTTATCTAAAGCCGAGTTACTGAGAGTCGTCGTTACCGAGAAACTGACCGCAGCCGCGCAGGAGATCTTAGCGGTCGTGGACAGAATCGTAGCCGGGTACGAGGAGGAGGCTTCGGGCTTCAGGCAGGAGATCGACCGGCAGAAGAGGCAGCTGGAGGTTCTCCTGCAGCCGGAGATCAAAGTAGAGGAAACAG ATGACCAGCACTTGTTTCCCATCTCTGAGCCGATACAAGAGGAGgctcctggaggaggaggtgaactccctgaggaggagcagcagcagaaatatgaGCTGA ATGTGGAGGAGGACAGGATGGATATGGGCCTCCGCTGTTACACTGAGGAAGAGatggatgaagatgaagagatggaggagtCCTCTGAGCGACCAGAGGTGACCTCCAcacaggaccaggaccaggaccatCTCTCAGAGCCGGATTATGAATCAAG gttACCGTCACCCAGAGTTCAGTCTGACCTGAGTGCTGGCAGACGTCGGTCCAGTGAACCACAGGGACACATGGATCTGAAACTCTGTATCCTGGAGGACTCTCAGATTGAACTCCTCTCACCCATAG tgtacaaGAAGTACCCATTGCAGGAGCTACAGTGTCCTCGTGGTCTACAGGAGGCAGAGTTCTTGAACCTGCTGAAGTCCACCTTCCCTCAGCTGGCTGCTGATAAACCTTTTAGCTTCCTCATGGCTGACAGAAGAAGGAAACTACAACCTCTGAATGTAAAGACGCTGACACCAGAGGAGATCTCTAGAGCCATCAGGCGTTCTGCCCTCTACATCCAACTGAAG ACACCAGAGGAGCCCCAGACCACTGATGAAGAGTTTCATTCTTCACAAGGAGAagatactgctgctgctgctgattccCCATCCACCCCTGATCAAACCAG GTCATTGTCGCTCAGAGTCAAATCTGACAGGATTGCTAGCAGACGCCGGTTCCACAAACCAGAGAAACATGTGAATCTCAGAGTCTGTATCATGGAGGACTCTGAGATTGAGGTCTCCTTGGACAGAA cGTACAAGAAGTACCCATTGCAGGAGCTACAGTGTCCTCGTGGTCTACAGGAGGCAGAGTTCTTGAACCTGCTGAGGTTCACCTTCCCTCAGCTGGAAACTGATAAACCTTTTGACATCTTCACGGCTGACAGAAAAAGGAAACTACAACCTCTGAATGTAAAGACGCTGACACCAGAGCAGATCTGCAGGGCCAACAAGCGTTCTGTGCTCTACATCCGACTGAAG acaCAAGAGAAGCCCCAGACCACCGATGAAGAGTTTCATTCttcacagaaagaagatgctgctgctgctgattccCCATCCACCCCTGATCGAACCAG GTTACCATCGCCCAGAGTTCAGTCTGAAAGGAGGAAGAAACAACGCAGACGCAAGACTCTCAGAGTCTATATTCTGGAGGACTCTAAGACTGAGGTTCTCTCGACCACAG tgttcaGGAAGTACCCGTTGCAGAAGCTGCCGTGTCCTCTTGGTCTACAGGAGGCAGAGTTCCTGAACCTGCTGAAGTCCACCTTCCCTCAGCTGGCTGCTGATAAACCTTTTGACCTCTTCATGTCTGACGGAAGAAGGAAACTACATCCTCTGAATGTAAAGACACTGACACCAGAGGAGTTCTGTAGGGTCAGCAGGCGTTCTGCGCTCTACATCCGACTGAAG ACACAAGAGAAGCCCCAGACCCTTGATGAAGAGTTTCATTCatcacagaaagaagatgctgctgctgctgcttccccATCCACCCCTGATCGAACCAG TCCCTCTGTCAGGTTGTTATTGCCCAGAGTTCAGTTGGACAGGATGATGGCGGACAGAAATCGCGTCATTGAACCACGGAGCCACATCGATCTCAGGATCCACATCCTGGATCACTCTCAGGATGATGTGCTCTCAAATGCCG tgttcaaGAAGTTCCCGTCGGAGAAGCTAAAGTGTCCTCGTGGTCTACAGGAGGCAGAGTTCCTGAACCTGTTGAGGTCCACCTTCCCTCAGCTGGCTGCTGATAAACCTTTTGAGTTCCTCAAGACTAACAGAAGCAAGAGACTACAACCTCTGAATGTAAAGACAGTGATACCAGAGGAAATCTCTAGAGCCATCGGGCATTCTTCCCTCTACATTCGACTGAAG CCTTTTGAGGAACTCGAGAAAGATCCTCCCCAACAGAAAAAAGATGCAGCTACTAAAAAATCTCCATCCACCCCCGGTCAGACCAGACTGAATACAAG TGTTCAGCCTGACAGGAGGAAGACAGTTGGACCTCAGATCAGTGATGTACACAACCATGTAAATCTCAGGATCCGGATCCTGGAAGACCCGCGAATCAACGTGCTCAACGTCGAAG tgtttcagaaGTACCCCTTGCAGGAGCTCCGATGTCCTTCTGTTCTAAAGGAGCCAGAATTCCTGGACCTGCTGAGGTCCACTTTCCCTCAGCTGGCTGATGATAAACCTTTTGATGTCCTCATTACTGACAGAAGCAGGAAACTACGACCTCTGGATGTAAAGACATTAACACCACAGGAGATCTCCAGGACCCTCGGCTCCATAATGAATAACCACATTTACTTCCGGCTGAAG TCACAAGAGGAAGCCCAGGCCAGTGCGGAAAAGCTTCATCTCCTGCAGAGAAAAGTTGATGAAGAATCTCCATCTACTTCAGGTCAATCCAGACTGCAGACAAG AGTACATCGCAAGACATCGCAAGACATTGAAACAGGGTCTGGTGAAGAAGACTCGGAAAGAGAAAGGTCACCCAATGTCTGGAATATTcagtctctgcttctctctgataGCGAAAAGGAGGAAGAATCCGGGGAGGAGGTGGTTGATGGAGATGACGACTGGAAACCGAACAGAGGTGTTGCCAGTCTGATGAATAAAGAACCTGAGATGGCGGAAACGTCACAACAACCCAAACGTTCAGGCGTCCAAGCAAATAGATTGAAACTGATCAGACGAATGTTGACTAGTAACCACGATCCTCTTCTGTCCTGTAAAGTCTGCGGAGCTCCACGAACCTCAATGAACATGTTGATTAAACACTCGTGGAGTCACGTGGATGATACAGAAAAGCTTTGTGGTATTTGTGGACAGAATTCAGACTCTGCAGATGAGCTTAGGAATCACCTTCAGAGTCACCAGAAAACACGCAGTTGTCACATCTGTAGAAAATCTTTCCTCACCTCTCAAGGCCTCAGGGGGCACATCGCTCGACATACAGGAGATAAACCGCACGTATGTAACGTCTGCCATAAGGCGTTCCCTGAGAAGTCGGCACTGAGTATTCACATGTGGACCCATTCAGCGGATAAGCCACACAAATGTGATGTCTGCCAAAAGTCATTTCTTAAAAAGATAAACCTTGAACACCACAGGGCGACCCACTCAGCGGAGAAGCTGTACAACTGCAGCGTGTGCATGAAAACTTTCAAGAGTCATGAACATGTATCCCAGCACATGTTGATTCATTCAAGTCGCCCGGTCAGAGAAAGTAAGTACACCTGTGAAATTTGCAGCAAAAGGTTTTACACAAACCAGAAATTACAGTTCCACCTGAGTAGTCACACCAGCGAACTCCGGTCACACCGCCACAGCACGCCTAGAAGGAACCCGCCTGCGGCCTGGCCTTCAGTCAGAGCTAgtttgtga
- the LOC108874563 gene encoding uncharacterized protein LOC108874563 isoform X3 — protein sequence MILTLINGTDMDPETVAGVGNLVLSKAELLRVVVTEKLTAAAQEILAVVDRIVAGYEEEASGFRQEIDRQKRQLEVLLQPEIKVEETDDQHLFPISEPIQEEAPGGGGELPEEEQQQKYELNVEEDRMDMGLRCYTEEEMDEDEEMEESSERPEVTSTQDQDQDHLSEPDYESRLPSPRVQSDLSAGRRRSSEPQGHMDLKLCILEDSQIELLSPIVYKKYPLQELQCPRGLQEAEFLNLLKSTFPQLAADKPFSFLMADRRRKLQPLNVKTLTPEEISRAIRRSALYIQLKTPEEPQTTDEEFHSSQGEDTAAAADSPSTPDQTRSLSLRVKSDRIASRRRFHKPEKHVNLRVCIMEDSEIEVSLDRTYKKYPLQELQCPRGLQEAEFLNLLRFTFPQLETDKPFDIFTADRKRKLQPLNVKTLTPEQICRANKRSVLYIRLKTQEKPQTTDEEFHSSQKEDAAAADSPSTPDRTRLPSPRVQSERRKKQRRRKTLRVYILEDSKTEVLSTTVFRKYPLQKLPCPLGLQEAEFLNLLKSTFPQLAADKPFDLFMSDGRRKLHPLNVKTLTPEEFCRVSRRSALYIRLKTQEKPQTLDEEFHSSQKEDAAAAASPSTPDRTRLLLPRVQLDRMMADRNRVIEPRSHIDLRIHILDHSQDDVLSNAVFKKFPSEKLKCPRGLQEAEFLNLLRSTFPQLAADKPFEFLKTNRSKRLQPLNVKTVIPEEISRAIGHSSLYIRLKPFEELEKDPPQQKKDAATKKSPSTPGQTRLNTSVQPDRRKTVGPQISDVHNHVNLRIRILEDPRINVLNVEVFQKYPLQELRCPSVLKEPEFLDLLRSTFPQLADDKPFDVLITDRSRKLRPLDVKTLTPQEISRTLGSIMNNHIYFRLKSQEEAQASAEKLHLLQRKVDEESPSTSGQSRLQTSRVHRKTSQDIETGSGEEDSERERSPNVWNIQSLLLSDSEKEEESGEEVVDGDDDWKPNRGVASLMNKEPEMAETSQQPKRSGVQANRLKLIRRMLTSNHDPLLSCKVCGAPRTSMNMLIKHSWSHVDDTEKLCGICGQNSDSADELRNHLQSHQKTRSCHICRKSFLTSQGLRGHIARHTGDKPHVCNVCHKAFPEKSALSIHMWTHSADKPHKCDVCQKSFLKKINLEHHRATHSAEKLYNCSVCMKTFKSHEHVSQHMLIHSSRPVRESKYTCEICSKRFYTNQKLQFHLSSHTSELRSHRHSTPRRNPPAAWPSVRASL from the exons ATGATTCTCACGCTGATCAACGGTACCGACATGGATCCTGAGACCGTGGCCGGTGTCGGTAACTTGGTTTTATCTAAAGCCGAGTTACTGAGAGTCGTCGTTACCGAGAAACTGACCGCAGCCGCGCAGGAGATCTTAGCGGTCGTGGACAGAATCGTAGCCGGGTACGAGGAGGAGGCTTCGGGCTTCAGGCAGGAGATCGACCGGCAGAAGAGGCAGCTGGAGGTTCTCCTGCAGCCGGAGATCAAAGTAGAGGAAACAG ATGACCAGCACTTGTTTCCCATCTCTGAGCCGATACAAGAGGAGgctcctggaggaggaggtgaactccctgaggaggagcagcagcagaaatatgaGCTGA ATGTGGAGGAGGACAGGATGGATATGGGCCTCCGCTGTTACACTGAGGAAGAGatggatgaagatgaagagatggaggagtCCTCTGAGCGACCAGAGGTGACCTCCAcacaggaccaggaccaggaccatCTCTCAGAGCCGGATTATGAATCAAG gttACCGTCACCCAGAGTTCAGTCTGACCTGAGTGCTGGCAGACGTCGGTCCAGTGAACCACAGGGACACATGGATCTGAAACTCTGTATCCTGGAGGACTCTCAGATTGAACTCCTCTCACCCATAG tgtacaaGAAGTACCCATTGCAGGAGCTACAGTGTCCTCGTGGTCTACAGGAGGCAGAGTTCTTGAACCTGCTGAAGTCCACCTTCCCTCAGCTGGCTGCTGATAAACCTTTTAGCTTCCTCATGGCTGACAGAAGAAGGAAACTACAACCTCTGAATGTAAAGACGCTGACACCAGAGGAGATCTCTAGAGCCATCAGGCGTTCTGCCCTCTACATCCAACTGAAG ACACCAGAGGAGCCCCAGACCACTGATGAAGAGTTTCATTCTTCACAAGGAGAagatactgctgctgctgctgattccCCATCCACCCCTGATCAAACCAG GTCATTGTCGCTCAGAGTCAAATCTGACAGGATTGCTAGCAGACGCCGGTTCCACAAACCAGAGAAACATGTGAATCTCAGAGTCTGTATCATGGAGGACTCTGAGATTGAGGTCTCCTTGGACAGAA cGTACAAGAAGTACCCATTGCAGGAGCTACAGTGTCCTCGTGGTCTACAGGAGGCAGAGTTCTTGAACCTGCTGAGGTTCACCTTCCCTCAGCTGGAAACTGATAAACCTTTTGACATCTTCACGGCTGACAGAAAAAGGAAACTACAACCTCTGAATGTAAAGACGCTGACACCAGAGCAGATCTGCAGGGCCAACAAGCGTTCTGTGCTCTACATCCGACTGAAG acaCAAGAGAAGCCCCAGACCACCGATGAAGAGTTTCATTCttcacagaaagaagatgctgctgctgctgattccCCATCCACCCCTGATCGAACCAG GTTACCATCGCCCAGAGTTCAGTCTGAAAGGAGGAAGAAACAACGCAGACGCAAGACTCTCAGAGTCTATATTCTGGAGGACTCTAAGACTGAGGTTCTCTCGACCACAG tgttcaGGAAGTACCCGTTGCAGAAGCTGCCGTGTCCTCTTGGTCTACAGGAGGCAGAGTTCCTGAACCTGCTGAAGTCCACCTTCCCTCAGCTGGCTGCTGATAAACCTTTTGACCTCTTCATGTCTGACGGAAGAAGGAAACTACATCCTCTGAATGTAAAGACACTGACACCAGAGGAGTTCTGTAGGGTCAGCAGGCGTTCTGCGCTCTACATCCGACTGAAG ACACAAGAGAAGCCCCAGACCCTTGATGAAGAGTTTCATTCatcacagaaagaagatgctgctgctgctgcttccccATCCACCCCTGATCGAACCAG GTTGTTATTGCCCAGAGTTCAGTTGGACAGGATGATGGCGGACAGAAATCGCGTCATTGAACCACGGAGCCACATCGATCTCAGGATCCACATCCTGGATCACTCTCAGGATGATGTGCTCTCAAATGCCG tgttcaaGAAGTTCCCGTCGGAGAAGCTAAAGTGTCCTCGTGGTCTACAGGAGGCAGAGTTCCTGAACCTGTTGAGGTCCACCTTCCCTCAGCTGGCTGCTGATAAACCTTTTGAGTTCCTCAAGACTAACAGAAGCAAGAGACTACAACCTCTGAATGTAAAGACAGTGATACCAGAGGAAATCTCTAGAGCCATCGGGCATTCTTCCCTCTACATTCGACTGAAG CCTTTTGAGGAACTCGAGAAAGATCCTCCCCAACAGAAAAAAGATGCAGCTACTAAAAAATCTCCATCCACCCCCGGTCAGACCAGACTGAATACAAG TGTTCAGCCTGACAGGAGGAAGACAGTTGGACCTCAGATCAGTGATGTACACAACCATGTAAATCTCAGGATCCGGATCCTGGAAGACCCGCGAATCAACGTGCTCAACGTCGAAG tgtttcagaaGTACCCCTTGCAGGAGCTCCGATGTCCTTCTGTTCTAAAGGAGCCAGAATTCCTGGACCTGCTGAGGTCCACTTTCCCTCAGCTGGCTGATGATAAACCTTTTGATGTCCTCATTACTGACAGAAGCAGGAAACTACGACCTCTGGATGTAAAGACATTAACACCACAGGAGATCTCCAGGACCCTCGGCTCCATAATGAATAACCACATTTACTTCCGGCTGAAG TCACAAGAGGAAGCCCAGGCCAGTGCGGAAAAGCTTCATCTCCTGCAGAGAAAAGTTGATGAAGAATCTCCATCTACTTCAGGTCAATCCAGACTGCAGACAAG CAGAGTACATCGCAAGACATCGCAAGACATTGAAACAGGGTCTGGTGAAGAAGACTCGGAAAGAGAAAGGTCACCCAATGTCTGGAATATTcagtctctgcttctctctgataGCGAAAAGGAGGAAGAATCCGGGGAGGAGGTGGTTGATGGAGATGACGACTGGAAACCGAACAGAGGTGTTGCCAGTCTGATGAATAAAGAACCTGAGATGGCGGAAACGTCACAACAACCCAAACGTTCAGGCGTCCAAGCAAATAGATTGAAACTGATCAGACGAATGTTGACTAGTAACCACGATCCTCTTCTGTCCTGTAAAGTCTGCGGAGCTCCACGAACCTCAATGAACATGTTGATTAAACACTCGTGGAGTCACGTGGATGATACAGAAAAGCTTTGTGGTATTTGTGGACAGAATTCAGACTCTGCAGATGAGCTTAGGAATCACCTTCAGAGTCACCAGAAAACACGCAGTTGTCACATCTGTAGAAAATCTTTCCTCACCTCTCAAGGCCTCAGGGGGCACATCGCTCGACATACAGGAGATAAACCGCACGTATGTAACGTCTGCCATAAGGCGTTCCCTGAGAAGTCGGCACTGAGTATTCACATGTGGACCCATTCAGCGGATAAGCCACACAAATGTGATGTCTGCCAAAAGTCATTTCTTAAAAAGATAAACCTTGAACACCACAGGGCGACCCACTCAGCGGAGAAGCTGTACAACTGCAGCGTGTGCATGAAAACTTTCAAGAGTCATGAACATGTATCCCAGCACATGTTGATTCATTCAAGTCGCCCGGTCAGAGAAAGTAAGTACACCTGTGAAATTTGCAGCAAAAGGTTTTACACAAACCAGAAATTACAGTTCCACCTGAGTAGTCACACCAGCGAACTCCGGTCACACCGCCACAGCACGCCTAGAAGGAACCCGCCTGCGGCCTGGCCTTCAGTCAGAGCTAgtttgtga
- the LOC108874563 gene encoding uncharacterized protein LOC108874563 isoform X4: protein MILTLINGTDMDPETVAGVGNLVLSKAELLRVVVTEKLTAAAQEILAVVDRIVAGYEEEASGFRQEIDRQKRQLEVLLQPEIKVEETDDQHLFPISEPIQEEAPGGGGELPEEEQQQKYELNVEEDRMDMGLRCYTEEEMDEDEEMEESSERPEVTSTQDQDQDHLSEPDYESRLPSPRVQSDLSAGRRRSSEPQGHMDLKLCILEDSQIELLSPIVYKKYPLQELQCPRGLQEAEFLNLLKSTFPQLAADKPFSFLMADRRRKLQPLNVKTLTPEEISRAIRRSALYIQLKTPEEPQTTDEEFHSSQGEDTAAAADSPSTPDQTRSLSLRVKSDRIASRRRFHKPEKHVNLRVCIMEDSEIEVSLDRTYKKYPLQELQCPRGLQEAEFLNLLRFTFPQLETDKPFDIFTADRKRKLQPLNVKTLTPEQICRANKRSVLYIRLKTQEKPQTTDEEFHSSQKEDAAAADSPSTPDRTSPSVRLLLPRVQLDRMMADRNRVIEPRSHIDLRIHILDHSQDDVLSNAVFKKFPSEKLKCPRGLQEAEFLNLLRSTFPQLAADKPFEFLKTNRSKRLQPLNVKTVIPEEISRAIGHSSLYIRLKPFEELEKDPPQQKKDAATKKSPSTPGQTRLNTSVQPDRRKTVGPQISDVHNHVNLRIRILEDPRINVLNVEVFQKYPLQELRCPSVLKEPEFLDLLRSTFPQLADDKPFDVLITDRSRKLRPLDVKTLTPQEISRTLGSIMNNHIYFRLKSQEEAQASAEKLHLLQRKVDEESPSTSGQSRLQTSRVHRKTSQDIETGSGEEDSERERSPNVWNIQSLLLSDSEKEEESGEEVVDGDDDWKPNRGVASLMNKEPEMAETSQQPKRSGVQANRLKLIRRMLTSNHDPLLSCKVCGAPRTSMNMLIKHSWSHVDDTEKLCGICGQNSDSADELRNHLQSHQKTRSCHICRKSFLTSQGLRGHIARHTGDKPHVCNVCHKAFPEKSALSIHMWTHSADKPHKCDVCQKSFLKKINLEHHRATHSAEKLYNCSVCMKTFKSHEHVSQHMLIHSSRPVRESKYTCEICSKRFYTNQKLQFHLSSHTSELRSHRHSTPRRNPPAAWPSVRASL, encoded by the exons ATGATTCTCACGCTGATCAACGGTACCGACATGGATCCTGAGACCGTGGCCGGTGTCGGTAACTTGGTTTTATCTAAAGCCGAGTTACTGAGAGTCGTCGTTACCGAGAAACTGACCGCAGCCGCGCAGGAGATCTTAGCGGTCGTGGACAGAATCGTAGCCGGGTACGAGGAGGAGGCTTCGGGCTTCAGGCAGGAGATCGACCGGCAGAAGAGGCAGCTGGAGGTTCTCCTGCAGCCGGAGATCAAAGTAGAGGAAACAG ATGACCAGCACTTGTTTCCCATCTCTGAGCCGATACAAGAGGAGgctcctggaggaggaggtgaactccctgaggaggagcagcagcagaaatatgaGCTGA ATGTGGAGGAGGACAGGATGGATATGGGCCTCCGCTGTTACACTGAGGAAGAGatggatgaagatgaagagatggaggagtCCTCTGAGCGACCAGAGGTGACCTCCAcacaggaccaggaccaggaccatCTCTCAGAGCCGGATTATGAATCAAG gttACCGTCACCCAGAGTTCAGTCTGACCTGAGTGCTGGCAGACGTCGGTCCAGTGAACCACAGGGACACATGGATCTGAAACTCTGTATCCTGGAGGACTCTCAGATTGAACTCCTCTCACCCATAG tgtacaaGAAGTACCCATTGCAGGAGCTACAGTGTCCTCGTGGTCTACAGGAGGCAGAGTTCTTGAACCTGCTGAAGTCCACCTTCCCTCAGCTGGCTGCTGATAAACCTTTTAGCTTCCTCATGGCTGACAGAAGAAGGAAACTACAACCTCTGAATGTAAAGACGCTGACACCAGAGGAGATCTCTAGAGCCATCAGGCGTTCTGCCCTCTACATCCAACTGAAG ACACCAGAGGAGCCCCAGACCACTGATGAAGAGTTTCATTCTTCACAAGGAGAagatactgctgctgctgctgattccCCATCCACCCCTGATCAAACCAG GTCATTGTCGCTCAGAGTCAAATCTGACAGGATTGCTAGCAGACGCCGGTTCCACAAACCAGAGAAACATGTGAATCTCAGAGTCTGTATCATGGAGGACTCTGAGATTGAGGTCTCCTTGGACAGAA cGTACAAGAAGTACCCATTGCAGGAGCTACAGTGTCCTCGTGGTCTACAGGAGGCAGAGTTCTTGAACCTGCTGAGGTTCACCTTCCCTCAGCTGGAAACTGATAAACCTTTTGACATCTTCACGGCTGACAGAAAAAGGAAACTACAACCTCTGAATGTAAAGACGCTGACACCAGAGCAGATCTGCAGGGCCAACAAGCGTTCTGTGCTCTACATCCGACTGAAG acaCAAGAGAAGCCCCAGACCACCGATGAAGAGTTTCATTCttcacagaaagaagatgctgctgctgctgattccCCATCCACCCCTGATCGAACCAG TCCCTCTGTCAGGTTGTTATTGCCCAGAGTTCAGTTGGACAGGATGATGGCGGACAGAAATCGCGTCATTGAACCACGGAGCCACATCGATCTCAGGATCCACATCCTGGATCACTCTCAGGATGATGTGCTCTCAAATGCCG tgttcaaGAAGTTCCCGTCGGAGAAGCTAAAGTGTCCTCGTGGTCTACAGGAGGCAGAGTTCCTGAACCTGTTGAGGTCCACCTTCCCTCAGCTGGCTGCTGATAAACCTTTTGAGTTCCTCAAGACTAACAGAAGCAAGAGACTACAACCTCTGAATGTAAAGACAGTGATACCAGAGGAAATCTCTAGAGCCATCGGGCATTCTTCCCTCTACATTCGACTGAAG CCTTTTGAGGAACTCGAGAAAGATCCTCCCCAACAGAAAAAAGATGCAGCTACTAAAAAATCTCCATCCACCCCCGGTCAGACCAGACTGAATACAAG TGTTCAGCCTGACAGGAGGAAGACAGTTGGACCTCAGATCAGTGATGTACACAACCATGTAAATCTCAGGATCCGGATCCTGGAAGACCCGCGAATCAACGTGCTCAACGTCGAAG tgtttcagaaGTACCCCTTGCAGGAGCTCCGATGTCCTTCTGTTCTAAAGGAGCCAGAATTCCTGGACCTGCTGAGGTCCACTTTCCCTCAGCTGGCTGATGATAAACCTTTTGATGTCCTCATTACTGACAGAAGCAGGAAACTACGACCTCTGGATGTAAAGACATTAACACCACAGGAGATCTCCAGGACCCTCGGCTCCATAATGAATAACCACATTTACTTCCGGCTGAAG TCACAAGAGGAAGCCCAGGCCAGTGCGGAAAAGCTTCATCTCCTGCAGAGAAAAGTTGATGAAGAATCTCCATCTACTTCAGGTCAATCCAGACTGCAGACAAG CAGAGTACATCGCAAGACATCGCAAGACATTGAAACAGGGTCTGGTGAAGAAGACTCGGAAAGAGAAAGGTCACCCAATGTCTGGAATATTcagtctctgcttctctctgataGCGAAAAGGAGGAAGAATCCGGGGAGGAGGTGGTTGATGGAGATGACGACTGGAAACCGAACAGAGGTGTTGCCAGTCTGATGAATAAAGAACCTGAGATGGCGGAAACGTCACAACAACCCAAACGTTCAGGCGTCCAAGCAAATAGATTGAAACTGATCAGACGAATGTTGACTAGTAACCACGATCCTCTTCTGTCCTGTAAAGTCTGCGGAGCTCCACGAACCTCAATGAACATGTTGATTAAACACTCGTGGAGTCACGTGGATGATACAGAAAAGCTTTGTGGTATTTGTGGACAGAATTCAGACTCTGCAGATGAGCTTAGGAATCACCTTCAGAGTCACCAGAAAACACGCAGTTGTCACATCTGTAGAAAATCTTTCCTCACCTCTCAAGGCCTCAGGGGGCACATCGCTCGACATACAGGAGATAAACCGCACGTATGTAACGTCTGCCATAAGGCGTTCCCTGAGAAGTCGGCACTGAGTATTCACATGTGGACCCATTCAGCGGATAAGCCACACAAATGTGATGTCTGCCAAAAGTCATTTCTTAAAAAGATAAACCTTGAACACCACAGGGCGACCCACTCAGCGGAGAAGCTGTACAACTGCAGCGTGTGCATGAAAACTTTCAAGAGTCATGAACATGTATCCCAGCACATGTTGATTCATTCAAGTCGCCCGGTCAGAGAAAGTAAGTACACCTGTGAAATTTGCAGCAAAAGGTTTTACACAAACCAGAAATTACAGTTCCACCTGAGTAGTCACACCAGCGAACTCCGGTCACACCGCCACAGCACGCCTAGAAGGAACCCGCCTGCGGCCTGGCCTTCAGTCAGAGCTAgtttgtga